A genomic segment from Vagococcus zengguangii encodes:
- the typA gene encoding translational GTPase TypA, producing the protein MKLREDIRNVAIIAHVDHGKTTLVDELLRQSHTLDERKELQERAMDSNDIERERGITILAKNTAIQYNGTRINIMDTPGHSDFGGEVERIMKMVDGVVLVVDAYEGTMPQTRFVLKKALEQHITPIVVVNKIDKPSARPEEVVDEVLELFIELGADDDQLDFPVVYASAINGTSSLSDDPADQEHTMNPIYDQIIEHIPAPVDNSDEPLQFQVSLLDYSDYVGRIGIGRVFRGTIKVGDQVSLMKLDGSAKNFRVTKIFGFLGLDRVEIQEAKAGDLIAVSGMEDIFVGETVTPVDHQDALPILHIDEPTLQMTFLVNNSPFAGREGKFVTSRKIEERLMSELQTDVSLRVENTDSPDAWIVSGRGELHLSILIENMRREGYELQVSRPKVIEKEVDGIQCEPFERVQIDTPEEYMGSVIESLGQRKGEMLDMINSGNGQVRLIFLVPARGLIGYSTEFMSMTRGYGIMNHTFDQYLPKIQTQLGGRRNGALVSIDTGKATTYSIMSIEERGTVFVEPTTEVYGGMIVGENSRENDLTVNITRAKQMTNVRSANKDQTSVIKKPKILTLEESLQFLNDDEYCEVTPESVRLRKQLLDKGERERAAKKKKNAEQE; encoded by the coding sequence GTGAAATTAAGAGAAGATATTAGAAACGTAGCGATTATCGCCCACGTTGACCATGGTAAAACAACATTAGTAGATGAATTATTACGCCAATCACACACATTAGACGAGCGTAAAGAATTGCAAGAGCGTGCAATGGACTCTAACGATATCGAGCGTGAGCGTGGTATCACTATTTTAGCGAAAAACACAGCGATTCAATACAACGGAACACGTATCAACATCATGGACACACCAGGTCACTCGGACTTCGGTGGAGAAGTAGAACGTATCATGAAAATGGTTGACGGTGTAGTTTTAGTCGTAGATGCTTATGAAGGAACAATGCCTCAAACACGTTTCGTATTGAAAAAAGCTTTAGAACAACACATTACGCCAATCGTAGTAGTAAACAAAATTGACAAACCATCAGCACGTCCTGAAGAGGTTGTTGATGAAGTATTAGAATTATTTATCGAATTAGGTGCAGATGATGATCAATTAGATTTCCCTGTTGTGTATGCGTCAGCGATTAACGGTACATCAAGTTTATCTGATGATCCAGCAGACCAAGAACATACAATGAACCCTATCTATGATCAAATTATCGAGCACATTCCCGCACCAGTTGATAACAGCGACGAGCCATTACAATTCCAAGTATCATTATTAGACTATAGTGATTACGTTGGACGTATCGGTATCGGACGTGTATTCCGTGGAACAATCAAAGTAGGGGATCAAGTATCATTAATGAAACTTGACGGTTCTGCTAAAAACTTCCGCGTTACTAAAATTTTTGGTTTCTTAGGACTAGACCGTGTCGAAATCCAAGAAGCAAAAGCTGGTGACTTAATTGCCGTTTCAGGTATGGAAGACATCTTCGTTGGGGAAACTGTGACACCAGTTGACCACCAAGATGCGTTACCGATTTTACATATTGATGAGCCAACTCTTCAAATGACATTCTTAGTAAACAACTCACCATTTGCTGGTCGCGAAGGTAAATTTGTTACGTCAAGAAAAATTGAAGAGCGCTTAATGAGTGAATTACAAACTGACGTGTCTTTACGTGTTGAAAACACCGATTCACCAGATGCTTGGATTGTTTCAGGTCGTGGGGAATTACATTTATCTATCTTAATCGAAAACATGCGTCGTGAAGGTTACGAATTACAAGTATCACGTCCAAAAGTTATTGAAAAAGAAGTGGATGGTATTCAATGTGAACCATTCGAACGTGTACAAATCGACACACCAGAAGAGTACATGGGTAGTGTTATCGAATCATTAGGTCAACGTAAAGGCGAAATGTTGGATATGATTAATTCTGGTAATGGCCAAGTAAGATTAATCTTCTTAGTACCAGCTCGTGGATTAATCGGTTACTCAACTGAGTTTATGTCAATGACACGTGGTTACGGTATTATGAACCACACATTCGATCAATACCTACCTAAGATTCAAACACAGTTAGGTGGCCGTCGTAACGGTGCCTTAGTGTCTATTGATACTGGTAAAGCAACCACTTACTCAATCATGAGTATCGAAGAACGTGGTACAGTTTTTGTTGAACCAACGACTGAAGTTTATGGTGGTATGATTGTTGGTGAAAACAGCCGTGAGAATGACTTAACGGTTAACATCACACGTGCTAAACAAATGACTAACGTTCGTTCTGCTAATAAAGACCAAACATCAGTTATCAAAAAACCAAAAATCTTAACATTAGAAGAATCATTACAATTCTTGAATGATGATGAATATTGTGAAGTAACACCAGAAAGCGTTCGTCTACGTAAACAATTGTTAGACAAAGGTGAACGTGAACGTGCGGCGAAGAAAAAGAAAAACGCTGAGCAAGAATAA
- a CDS encoding Cof-type HAD-IIB family hydrolase — translation MTEIQALVFFDLDGTLLNDQSQITDDVAQSLKKMRENGIIPFIATGRTNTEITDILKKTGINSFITMNGQYAVFEGQEIINHKISADQAHALHEKANELNHQLAFYKHSGIILASDSTMAQHHYEHLAQPVPPIEVPTFDEDTYNMLLILGQGHDEIYQKAFPELTFYRNTPYSIDVVTCGHSKGTGVNEMLHYLGLDNVTTFAFGDGPNDLDLLRACDYSIAMGNAIDDLKRIANYITSDHNNGGIVEALNYYHLI, via the coding sequence ATGACAGAAATCCAGGCGTTAGTTTTTTTTGACTTAGACGGTACGTTATTAAATGATCAATCACAAATCACAGATGATGTGGCACAATCACTTAAAAAAATGCGTGAAAATGGCATTATTCCCTTTATCGCAACTGGTCGCACCAACACCGAAATCACCGATATTCTTAAAAAAACAGGGATTAATTCTTTTATTACAATGAATGGGCAATATGCTGTGTTTGAAGGACAAGAAATTATCAATCATAAAATCTCAGCTGACCAAGCCCACGCTTTACATGAAAAAGCCAATGAATTAAATCATCAACTAGCTTTTTATAAACATTCAGGCATTATTTTAGCCAGTGATTCAACAATGGCTCAGCATCATTACGAGCATTTAGCTCAACCAGTCCCACCTATTGAAGTCCCAACATTTGATGAAGACACCTACAATATGTTGTTAATTTTAGGACAAGGACATGATGAGATTTATCAAAAAGCGTTTCCTGAACTAACGTTTTACCGCAACACACCATATTCGATTGATGTCGTAACATGCGGCCATTCTAAAGGGACGGGCGTAAATGAAATGCTACATTATCTAGGATTGGACAATGTCACAACATTTGCGTTTGGCGACGGACCAAATGACTTAGACTTGCTACGTGCTTGCGACTATAGCATCGCAATGGGCAATGCCATCGACGACTTGAAACGTATTGCGAATTATATTACTAGCGACCATAATAACGGAGGAATCGTTGAAGCGCTAAACTATTATCATCTAATTTAA
- a CDS encoding UPF0223 family protein — protein MSENYSYPLNVDWSHEEITKVVTMWAMLEEVYERGVDIEQLQAAYRDFKSVVKSIGEERTLGRHYEELSGYSLYRVMQQAKTMTKGKVKM, from the coding sequence ATGTCAGAAAATTATAGTTATCCATTAAATGTGGACTGGTCACATGAGGAAATTACGAAAGTAGTAACAATGTGGGCGATGTTAGAAGAAGTTTATGAGCGTGGGGTTGACATAGAACAATTGCAAGCAGCTTATCGAGACTTTAAAAGTGTCGTTAAAAGTATAGGTGAGGAACGCACGTTAGGTCGTCACTATGAAGAGTTATCAGGTTACTCATTGTATCGTGTCATGCAGCAAGCTAAAACGATGACAAAAGGCAAGGTCAAAATGTAA
- a CDS encoding inositol monophosphatase family protein: protein MMETNRLSELVKSWLYEAGDRIKQALSQPLEMTEKTDRTDIVTNVDREIEQFFVNKIVEYFPNDRVLGEEGTNRYLEQETERTWIIDPIDGTLNFYKQQDYFCLMLAIEQESGESLGFIYELMRDELLWGGEASGVYLNDVLVKPPANQTLVEGIVSLNSGMLLENTFALQTVAKQAIGVRMVGCAGIGIKEVLLGKQAAYISYLQPWDFAAGRIMAKSLGIVVAEMNGQELTMTQRQAVIFATPATYEEIKKMQEL from the coding sequence ATGATGGAGACAAATAGACTAAGCGAGCTCGTAAAAAGTTGGCTTTATGAGGCTGGGGATCGGATTAAACAGGCACTGAGCCAACCATTAGAAATGACAGAAAAAACAGATCGTACAGATATAGTGACCAATGTTGATCGTGAAATTGAACAATTTTTTGTAAATAAAATCGTTGAATATTTTCCAAATGATCGAGTCTTAGGAGAAGAAGGAACGAATCGTTATCTTGAACAAGAAACTGAACGGACATGGATTATTGATCCAATCGATGGCACACTTAATTTTTATAAGCAGCAAGACTATTTTTGTTTGATGTTGGCAATTGAGCAAGAATCGGGTGAGTCATTAGGATTTATTTATGAATTAATGCGGGATGAATTACTATGGGGTGGAGAAGCTTCGGGCGTTTATTTGAATGATGTGTTAGTTAAGCCTCCAGCGAATCAAACGTTAGTCGAAGGAATTGTTAGTCTGAATTCTGGGATGTTATTAGAGAATACATTCGCGTTACAAACGGTTGCTAAACAGGCAATCGGTGTGAGGATGGTGGGCTGTGCCGGCATAGGTATCAAGGAAGTTTTATTAGGTAAGCAAGCTGCTTATATTTCCTATTTACAACCGTGGGATTTTGCAGCCGGACGAATTATGGCAAAATCCTTAGGAATTGTTGTAGCAGAGATGAATGGACAAGAACTGACGATGACACAACGTCAGGCGGTTATTTTTGCAACGCCAGCTACCTATGAAGAGATAAAGAAAATGCAAGAATTGTAA
- a CDS encoding GntR family transcriptional regulator codes for MRTPKYLKIKEDLLKEINSGKFVSGDKFYSEKELIEKYSVSSITVIRAIQELTTEGYLIRIQGKGTYISRSRKRKLVEFSDIELFPSKNDKVQVLEITPEHNQEILNKLNLKADQTYYRITRLRCDKDTPYFLQNTYLPEKYINKNKINDLNYFQSVYHRLKKDFNLNMLDQDSTEINEIAMTPPKLVNALLELPENTPVVKQEKITCLQESDEVIELVQSYKKLEYFKIEFSNVHL; via the coding sequence TTGCTAAAAGAGATTAACTCTGGAAAATTTGTGAGCGGTGATAAATTTTATAGTGAAAAAGAATTAATTGAAAAATATTCTGTGAGTTCTATTACAGTGATCCGTGCGATTCAGGAGTTAACTACCGAAGGATATTTAATTCGTATTCAAGGAAAAGGCACTTATATTTCCAGATCAAGAAAAAGAAAATTAGTTGAATTTTCAGATATTGAACTATTCCCATCTAAAAATGATAAGGTCCAAGTATTAGAAATAACACCCGAACACAACCAAGAAATATTAAATAAACTAAACCTAAAAGCTGATCAAACCTACTACAGAATCACTCGTTTGCGTTGTGATAAAGATACTCCTTATTTTTTACAAAATACTTATTTACCTGAAAAATATATCAATAAAAATAAGATAAACGACTTAAACTACTTCCAAAGTGTCTATCATCGTCTAAAAAAAGACTTCAATCTTAATATGTTAGACCAGGATAGTACAGAGATTAACGAGATTGCCATGACACCTCCAAAGCTTGTAAATGCTTTATTGGAATTACCGGAAAATACGCCTGTCGTTAAACAAGAAAAAATTACTTGTTTACAAGAAAGTGACGAGGTCATCGAATTAGTACAATCTTACAAAAAATTAGAATATTTCAAAATTGAATTCTCAAATGTTCATTTGTAA
- a CDS encoding sensor histidine kinase: MKYLAQQMIGFFIVILTVMIVIGLSFKSLTRQTLVGNYYEQMLSYARSLVTMTHHRNGELLDNVENAEEFLKNQKIGMIYFDDERRLVYPEISEHQELRKHPLSESQWKQLSNGEELSFTQKYKIDEHHEKDYAIIVYPVFTRELDNELMGALVIYHPVSLINASINALTRNLLTAFLISSLLAIVFSFIFSQYQVNRINLLKKGTAKIANGELDVQIPIRTGDHIDELDELAISFNKMAHKLQISDEEIKYQEEQRRRFMADAAHEMRTPLTTINGLLEGISYNMIPESQKEKTFELMSKETKRLIRLVNENLDYEKIRTNQIQMKLTVFNATDVLYSIATQLSQKAQEFGNEIIVSASREIEVHADYDRFVQILINITQNAIQFTQNGKIYLKASRVNNSTVIMIKDTGIGMTEEEVRNIWERYYKVDPSRKHNKYGESGLGLAIVQQLVRLHEGKVEVTSKKGHGTAFILTFPDHPDEI, encoded by the coding sequence ATGAAATATTTAGCCCAACAAATGATTGGGTTCTTCATCGTTATTTTGACGGTTATGATTGTAATTGGCCTGTCATTTAAATCGTTGACACGTCAAACCTTGGTGGGAAATTATTATGAGCAAATGCTTTCGTATGCACGAAGTCTTGTGACGATGACGCATCATAGAAATGGTGAGTTGCTTGATAATGTAGAGAACGCTGAAGAATTTTTGAAAAATCAAAAAATTGGCATGATTTATTTTGATGATGAAAGGCGTCTAGTCTATCCAGAAATTTCAGAGCATCAAGAACTCAGAAAACATCCACTATCAGAAAGTCAATGGAAACAATTATCAAACGGGGAAGAACTCTCGTTTACTCAAAAATATAAGATAGATGAACATCATGAAAAAGACTATGCGATTATCGTTTATCCAGTTTTTACCCGTGAACTTGATAATGAACTGATGGGAGCCCTAGTGATTTATCATCCTGTCAGTTTAATTAACGCCAGTATTAATGCGTTAACCCGTAATTTATTAACCGCCTTTTTAATCTCTAGTTTATTAGCGATAGTGTTTAGTTTTATTTTTTCTCAGTATCAAGTTAACCGAATTAATTTACTTAAAAAAGGTACAGCCAAAATAGCGAATGGTGAATTAGATGTCCAAATTCCTATTAGAACGGGAGATCACATAGATGAATTAGATGAACTTGCGATTTCATTTAACAAAATGGCTCACAAACTGCAAATATCTGACGAGGAAATTAAGTATCAAGAAGAGCAAAGGCGACGATTTATGGCCGATGCCGCACATGAAATGCGTACGCCCTTAACGACCATAAATGGGTTGCTTGAAGGAATCTCATACAACATGATTCCAGAAAGTCAAAAAGAGAAGACGTTTGAGTTAATGAGCAAAGAAACAAAACGTTTAATTCGATTGGTAAACGAAAATCTAGATTATGAAAAAATTAGAACTAATCAGATTCAGATGAAGCTAACAGTATTTAATGCTACTGATGTTTTATATTCTATTGCCACACAGTTATCGCAAAAAGCTCAAGAATTTGGAAATGAAATCATCGTTAGTGCTTCTAGGGAAATCGAGGTGCATGCAGATTACGATCGATTCGTTCAAATTTTGATAAATATTACTCAAAATGCGATTCAATTTACTCAAAATGGTAAAATCTATTTAAAAGCTTCTCGTGTTAATAATAGTACAGTTATTATGATTAAAGATACGGGTATTGGGATGACAGAAGAAGAAGTCCGTAATATTTGGGAACGTTACTATAAAGTTGATCCCTCACGTAAGCATAACAAGTACGGTGAATCAGGTCTTGGTTTAGCGATTGTGCAACAATTGGTTCGTTTACATGAAGGTAAGGTTGAGGTAACAAGTAAAAAAGGTCATGGGACAGCATTTATTTTAACATTCCCAGATCATCCAGATGAAATTTGA
- a CDS encoding response regulator transcription factor produces the protein MRILMIEDNESVSEMMKIFFMNEKWDVEFKNDGKEGLDAFLENPKSWDIITLDLNLPSMDGIAICQEIRKVSRDVPIIMLSARDSESDQVIGLELGADDYVTKPFSPLTLIARIKALYRRSERVEVMEEAPRLHKTYDVETNHVKMNISTREAYVDGQLIEGLTLKEFDLLLTLAGKPKQVFSREQLLELVWDYQYYGDERTVDAHIKKLRKKMETIGPSIIHTVWGIGYKFDDSGVVEE, from the coding sequence ATGAGAATTTTGATGATTGAAGATAACGAATCGGTATCAGAAATGATGAAAATATTTTTCATGAATGAGAAATGGGATGTTGAGTTTAAAAACGACGGGAAAGAAGGATTAGATGCTTTCCTAGAAAACCCAAAAAGTTGGGATATTATAACATTAGATTTAAATTTACCATCAATGGATGGTATCGCAATTTGCCAAGAAATTCGTAAAGTTTCAAGAGATGTTCCTATTATTATGTTATCCGCCCGTGATTCTGAAAGCGATCAAGTAATCGGTTTAGAATTGGGAGCAGATGACTACGTTACCAAACCATTTAGTCCATTAACGCTAATTGCGCGTATCAAAGCACTTTATCGCCGTTCTGAGCGTGTAGAAGTGATGGAAGAAGCTCCTCGATTGCATAAAACGTATGATGTCGAAACTAATCACGTAAAGATGAATATTAGCACGCGTGAAGCTTATGTTGATGGACAGTTAATTGAAGGTTTGACACTTAAAGAATTTGATTTATTGTTAACTTTGGCAGGCAAGCCTAAGCAAGTATTTTCTAGAGAGCAATTATTAGAATTAGTATGGGATTACCAATACTACGGTGATGAACGTACGGTAGATGCACATATAAAAAAATTACGTAAAAAAATGGAAACGATAGGTCCTAGCATTATTCATACCGTGTGGGGGATTGGCTATAAATTTGATGATAGCGGAGTCGTTGAAGAATGA